The Pseudogulbenkiania sp. MAI-1 sequence GCGGACGGCGCAGACCTTAGTCATTCTAAGGTCAGGTCGTGGCTCTAGGGGTCAAAACAGCAACGATTGTTCGGCGGCGGGTGCCCACTCGACCACACCACGACCGGCCGCGGCGAGCCAGGCGTTGGCCTGCGAGAAGTGACGGCAGCCGTGAAAGCCGCGGCTGGCCGACAACGGCGAGGGGTGGGCGGCGCACAGCACCTTGTGGCGGTGCGTGTCGATGCGTTCCGCCTTGCCCTGCGCCCAGTTGCCCCACAGCAGGAACACGCAGCCGGGGTTCTGGGCGTTGACGGTGTCGATCAGCGCATCGCTGACCGTCTGCCAGCCCAGCCTGGCGTGGCTGCCGGCCTTGTCCGCCTCCACCGTCAGCACGCTGTTGAGCAGCAGCACGCCCTGCCGCGCCCAGTGGCTCAGGTCGCCCGAGGCGGGAAGGCCGGAGCCGAGGTCGGCGGCGAGCTCCTTGTAGATGTTGCGCAGGCTGGGCGGGATGCGCACGCCCGGCGGCACCGAAAAGGACAGCCCCATCGCCTCGCCGGCGCCGTGGTAGGGGTCCTGGCCGAGGATGACGACGCGCACGTCGGCCGGCGCGGCATAGCTCAGCGCGTGGAAGATCTGCTCGCGCGGCGGGTAGATCGTCTTGCCGGCGGCGCTGTCGTTGGCGAGGGTGCGGTCGATCTGGCTCAGCGCCTTGAAGCACGCGGGCTCCTTCAGCACCGCCTCCCAG is a genomic window containing:
- a CDS encoding uracil-DNA glycosylase; translation: MPQLDYLAPALARVHPAWEAVLKEPACFKALSQIDRTLANDSAAGKTIYPPREQIFHALSYAAPADVRVVILGQDPYHGAGEAMGLSFSVPPGVRIPPSLRNIYKELAADLGSGLPASGDLSHWARQGVLLLNSVLTVEADKAGSHARLGWQTVSDALIDTVNAQNPGCVFLLWGNWAQGKAERIDTHRHKVLCAAHPSPLSASRGFHGCRHFSQANAWLAAAGRGVVEWAPAAEQSLLF